One genomic region from Alkalibaculum bacchi encodes:
- a CDS encoding Maff2 family mobile element protein gives MEFFTQAVDVLKILVMALGAGLGAWGVINLMEGYGNDNPGAKSQGIKQLMAGGGIVLIGLKLIPLLAGLLQ, from the coding sequence ATGGAATTTTTTACACAAGCAGTAGATGTATTAAAGATTTTAGTAATGGCACTTGGTGCTGGTTTAGGTGCATGGGGCGTTATTAACTTGATGGAAGGTTATGGTAATGATAACCCTGGTGCAAAATCTCAAGGTATTAAACAGCTTATGGCTGGTGGAGGTATCGTTTTAATCGGTCTAAAACTAATCCCACTATTAGCTGGCTTATTGCAATAA
- a CDS encoding single-stranded DNA-binding protein — MEREMLNINANLVKEPNFTSFEREGEEVQVVNFTLVKKYGKGKEYINCSAYGEKTEVAKDFEKGDLIHVFGYFKDREYNGKTYKNFVVKSYNKIEKKDNEEISEEE, encoded by the coding sequence ATGGAAAGAGAAATGTTAAATATTAACGCTAATCTTGTTAAAGAACCTAATTTTACAAGCTTTGAAAGAGAAGGTGAAGAAGTTCAGGTCGTTAATTTTACATTGGTTAAGAAGTATGGCAAGGGCAAGGAGTATATCAATTGCTCAGCCTATGGAGAAAAGACAGAAGTGGCTAAAGATTTCGAAAAAGGAGACTTAATTCACGTCTTTGGCTACTTCAAGGATAGAGAATATAACGGAAAAACATATAAGAATTTCGTAGTGAAGTCTTATAACAAAATTGAAAAGAAAGATAATGAAGAAATTTCTGAGGAGGAATAA